GATACGAGACATGCCTGCttcccagttcctgccttgagttcctgtcctgatttcctcaaTAATAGAATATAACCTGGAgtaaaaacaaatcctttctttcCCTAAATTGCTTCAGGCCAGagagtgtttcatcacaacaggCATGATGGCACTAGAACAGGATTCTATTGGAGATGGGATTGTCTCTGATAGTTCCAAGGTGAACTGTTGCTTTTTCATCATTGTTCTACAAAAATGATaggaaatatattcatatatgtgggAAGCCAATGAGACCCTTCATTTTAGTAGCTTGGTTATACGAAGAAACACTAGGAAACATGGGCAGAACCTACCCAAATCAGAACAAATATGATGGTTTTAAAACGTCTTATATAGGCATTTAAATAGATCTATCACATCTTTTCTGATCTTTTCCTGGATGCAAGTAATGTCTAAATTCAAACATCAATAGGTAATATAAACCAAATATGgttgctcatgcctgtaatctcaaaaCATGGAAGGCCTATACAGAAAAACTATCACAAGTTTAATGCCTGCCAGGTTATATAGTATGTTTCTGGATAGTCTCCGCTACTGagagagaccttgccttaaaaaataaaataaagtaaaataaacagagGTGTTATAATACCCACTAGTAACATCGTGATGAACTCAGCCAGGCAgagtataaaaaaaatcttttgaaaaaaggaaaagaacttcCTAAACACAAAGCTGTACCTCCTCCCCTGTCACAGAGAAAGAATAATTTCAGGGTACCCTCTGTCCTTATTCACCTAGGACATGGCTGACTGCCCGTGAGCTTCCCTGTGCTCTGAAATAGCATGCCTGTAGCTCCAAACATTTGCACCTCCAACTCCTTGCCCTTCAGGGTGCTCACTGAAGCAGTCATGTGACCGTGGGCACTGTCTCAGTTCTGAATGCTGTTTGGGGATGTGCAGCTATgcctccattacagttttcatGGCTAAGGTCGAAGGCAGAAATATTGGGCGCTTAAAAGAATCTCATGCtggctcagaactgagagatagatatttatttagggggaaaaCTTAAAAATCAGGATTATCTGCTTGAACGGTGGATGGAGATCGGATCCAAAACAAGCCAAGCGGAAGGAGCAAACAGGAACaagggggggcagagagaagagagtggacACACTTAGGCATTCAGGTAAATAGTCTGTGAGGACACGCCCCAGTAGGTGGGTAAACATTCctgcagcacctcccctttttgtttaaataagagagttctaaacctagtACAAGagtatatacaataagaacaaatatcctattctaactagcttaagtcttgtataataaataacttggccaagtcatgagcgGAAAGTAACTACACtaatctagtcttcaaccccaccGAAGATCCAAGAAGAGAAATAATGTTACTTGAGTgagtaggaagtgcaatcaaacaacttccaaaacgtgcaacaaatgacagagacaactggctagctggacaatcacccaaagtcttatttgcaacattgaggcaaccaactttggctaaggcctagaataactgacagaacattttcaaaggcaagaaattttttaaaaccgtcataccctgtcttggcaagatttgacagtcctgcttatccatttcccgATACAATCTGGCATGAACGTCTCTGCATTAATTAGCAAAGAGACTGTTTATATCTAGACAGTAACTCAAAGTTTTTCTTAAGAGAATAACCCAACACAGACAGAGTAGCTCTACAAAAACACAGTACACTTTTAAATGTtcatcaaccaaccaaccaaccaaccaatcaatcaatcaatcaataaataaatacagctcCTCCATTTAAGCCTACTATTCTCATCGAACTTACACAATGAAACCAACTAAGACACCCATTTTAATGTTAATGTTGTAAATTTAATTAGAATCACTGGGAGACACACAAGGTAGAGGGAGTCATGAAAAGTCTTTCCAGAATGAATCTAATATTCACCTATAGTTAAGggtcacacacatatatagatatatgtatgtgtgagtgtatttatgtatgtgatatatatatatacacaaatatatgtatgtatacatgtatatacaggtgtatatatgtttgcatgCCAGGGGCAGTAAACTTGTCTTTTAAAGGACAGTACTATGAATGCATTGAGCTTTTGGTGTCATTTAGTATTTATTACAGTTCTCAGTTTTGAGCTATGATCCCAAAGTAGCCACACACAACATGTAAACGAGACCTGTAGATGGACTCCAATAAAGCTTCACTCATGAACACTAAAGCTTAACGTTTACATAGCATATCCATGTCAAAAATATTGTTCCTGCATTTTTGTTCAGCCATTTAAAAAGGTAGAAACCATTCTTAGACCACAGGCGTGGGAAAACAGTGGCAGGCCACATTTTACTAGGCCAGTTTACCTAGTGAATTAAACTCACATCTTCTTTGTCATTTCTGAAATATGTGCTCAGAGACAAGGGTGTCTTCACAGTGAATTCACCACTTAGTTCAGCTCCTCTTGTCATGTCAGCCcagctacacacagaaaacatttcaTCACCTGCGGAGAGACACAATCTCAAATCACAAATCTGATTTCAAAATTAATacccaaaaattaataatatgtaCTTGTAGTAGTAATTATAGATACATTGAACTTGGAGGTGGTATGGGGTGAAGGAGATTAGGAGAACAAAACTGAAGATGTTGGGGACCAGTCACATTTCTACAAGCAAAGAGAGTTGACCATCTTCCCAGGTAGAAACACATGCATGCTGGTGAAAAAGCCAGGTGCCTCATTCATCCCGGTAATTCACAGTAAAGGTCCACACTCCTGCTCCAAATGCTGAAACCACACTCGTGTACTGACCTTCCATGGAAGAGGTAACTTTGAGAGTCAAAGGGACAACAGCTGTGGAGGCTGGAGTGGCCAGAGACTCCCGTCTCCTGGAAAGCTCGGTGGCACccacagcagcagacacaggagaggggAATGGCATACCGTCTTCAAGCTCACCACTGCCTCTGGGGACCTCAACGTGCTCTTGTGTCACCAAGGCTAATGTGGGGTCTGGTTCTTGTGTGGCCATTGTCATCTCTTGTGTGATGTCTGCAAAGGAGGGAAAAAGTGTTTAAACAAACCAAATTACTATACATTAAAGCCACTAGGATGTTATAAATTGAAAATCAGCAAATACTGATATCAAAGTGCCACCTTGTTAACCTCTGTGGAAGTGGGGCTCCCCTCAGTCCCTTCAAAGCTCTCTTGTGCTCCATGTGGTGGCTCTGTTCTCACCCGAGTCTCTGCATGGTCTGAATCTGTGGTCCTTGCCTGACTTACACTCTCAAATTTGGTGTCATCCCATTCATCACTTGGGACAGAAGAAACCGGAACAGCTGTGCTGACACTCACTGTGACCTTGAGGTCCCCCAGAAGACTCTCAGCTGTTGGATCAATATTCAGAGCATCCTTAGGGGTTGTCTCCAAGTACGTGGTGGCAGTGGTCTGCACATTGTCATCTGATTCTTCCGAGGGCCTCTCCCCATCATGCTCTGGGTCTGCTGTGGAATCGACCCCAGGAAAGGCAGTTGTCCTCTTGGCTGCATCTGTGTCAGCTTTCTCTATTCTTGGACTGGCAGCTAGCATTTCTTTGGTATTTATATAAGATGAAGGTGTATGTCCCAAGCTAACTGCTTCCTGACTTTCAGGTGCAAACAACTGATTATCCACATACTTCAGGAAGTCACGTGTTTCAACTGTGATCCCTTCTACAATGGGCTGGGTGCTAGAGTTGCTCTGGGGCCCCTCCTGGTGAGGATTAAGAGAAGTAGGTGAAGAGACAGCAATGATTGACAAGGCCTTGGGAAGTCTCTGTTCAGAAGACATTCCTTCAAGCTGACTGGGACCATGCCCTTGTTCACTGGCTGAGACCGCTGGCTCAGTGGAAGACTGAAGATCAGGGATGTTAGGATTCagaagtccagctccagggaggtGGTGTTCTTTGTTGACCGAGAAGACTTTATTTAATGGCATCACAGATGGTCCCGCAGACAGTACCATAGGAGCCTCAGAGGATGCCTGCTGGGACATGTGCTCTGGAGCAGAGGAGATGTTTTCTCCATCACCTGTGTCCATCTTCCAGGACTGCTCTGTCTGGGCATAAGCGTGTGCCGTCTCCCTCTTTTCCACTTTTGGGAAAGCTAGACATTGTGTGGCTAAGGTAAGGAAGAGAACCCTACAGAAAGGCACAGAGCTGGGCAACAGTGCCGGTCTGCTCATATCGGAAGAGAAATACAGGTGGAAGGAGTTGACAGTTCCAGCAATCGATTCCTGTAGAAAAGTAAAGAACAGCACACTGTCATGTGGATATATTTTGTAAGTAAGTTCCTTTAACTTAAGTCAGAAGTACAATATCTCCTTGACTtcctcccagaaaaaaaaaagagataggaGGTGGCTGTTCTACATCTTTGTCCTCTTGAGACATGGATAACCCAGTTCACTTTTCCCCTGTGAATTCTGCAGACAATTTAACTTAAAGCTCCCTAGAAAATGGTACACAAAATGACTGTAGAAATAGCACCATGTCTAGGagatagaaaataaatgttacaaatacatttaaagaaCTCTTGTGGTTCTgcagtgtgtatgtttgtggccCTAAAATTCATGTGAGGCCTAATAAGGACAGTGTTGGGAGAGGAGGCTTTTAGAAAATTTGGTCATCAAGGCAGAGCACTGATTAATGAGACCAGGTTCCTTGTGAAAGAGCCTTCATATATCCCCTTCCCCTCTTGCCTATCATGTGAGGGTACACAAATACCTGGCTTCTGTGAACTAAGACCTAACCAGATACACAGCTACTCTTGTC
Above is a window of Microtus pennsylvanicus isolate mMicPen1 chromosome 15, mMicPen1.hap1, whole genome shotgun sequence DNA encoding:
- the LOC142836105 gene encoding armadillo-like helical domain-containing protein 4, translated to MAFLKERAHESIAGTVNSFHLYFSSDMSRPALLPSSVPFCRVLFLTLATQCLAFPKVEKRETAHAYAQTEQSWKMDTGDGENISSAPEHMSQQASSEAPMVLSAGPSVMPLNKVFSVNKEHHLPGAGLLNPNIPDLQSSTEPAVSASEQGHGPSQLEGMSSEQRLPKALSIIAVSSPTSLNPHQEGPQSNSSTQPIVEGITVETRDFLKYVDNQLFAPESQEAVSLGHTPSSYINTKEMLAASPRIEKADTDAAKRTTAFPGVDSTADPEHDGERPSEESDDNVQTTATTYLETTPKDALNIDPTAESLLGDLKVTVSVSTAVPVSSVPSDEWDDTKFESVSQARTTDSDHAETRVRTEPPHGAQESFEGTEGSPTSTEVNKVAL